A DNA window from Stenotrophomonas sp. 57 contains the following coding sequences:
- a CDS encoding HDOD domain-containing protein → MRILLVGDAASLPAELTEFIADLGEDWQPLTATDGHTAMTAVATQGVDAVIVCPQLPDLNATTLLGQIRTLRPETIRIALVDAQHGNRPPPARLIGVAHRFLPLPLAPEVLLEALTSLEELREVLDSPRLRDAIGRIEKLPSPPHLYLSLTQALEHDDDADSADVAKLVAADPAIAAKVLQLSNSAFFSQGRTIADLRTAVTRLGLATLRDLVLASEVFSAPTLSAAERNSLQQRALLASRLAARLLPESSAELGATAALLADIGLLLPGVRNERSEPALDGDLRPGHAEAGAYLLGLWGLPMPIIEAVAFHLQPQRANTRSFWVTGAVHVALALVNGDPVDEDYLQRAGVLNKLPQWREHANALMGWVPSEV, encoded by the coding sequence GTGCGTATTCTGCTTGTAGGGGATGCAGCCAGCCTGCCGGCTGAGCTGACCGAATTCATTGCCGATCTTGGGGAAGACTGGCAGCCGCTGACCGCCACCGACGGCCACACCGCGATGACTGCGGTGGCCACCCAGGGCGTGGACGCGGTGATCGTCTGCCCGCAGCTGCCGGACCTCAATGCCACCACGCTGCTCGGCCAGATCCGGACCCTGCGTCCGGAAACCATCCGCATCGCGCTGGTGGACGCCCAGCATGGCAACCGGCCGCCACCGGCACGCCTGATCGGCGTTGCCCACCGCTTCCTGCCGTTGCCGCTGGCGCCGGAAGTGCTGCTGGAAGCACTGACCAGCCTGGAAGAGCTGCGCGAAGTGCTGGACAGCCCGCGCCTGCGCGATGCCATCGGCCGCATCGAGAAACTGCCGTCGCCGCCGCACCTGTACCTGAGCCTGACCCAGGCGCTGGAGCACGATGACGATGCCGACAGCGCCGATGTCGCCAAGCTGGTCGCCGCCGATCCGGCGATCGCCGCCAAGGTGCTGCAGCTGTCGAACTCGGCGTTCTTCAGCCAGGGCCGCACCATCGCCGACCTGCGCACCGCAGTGACCCGGCTGGGATTGGCCACGCTGCGCGACCTGGTCCTGGCCAGCGAAGTGTTCTCGGCACCGACGCTGTCGGCCGCCGAACGCAACTCGCTGCAGCAGCGTGCCCTGCTCGCCTCGCGCCTGGCTGCGCGCCTGCTGCCCGAATCGAGTGCCGAACTGGGCGCGACGGCAGCGCTGCTGGCCGACATCGGCCTGCTGTTGCCGGGCGTGCGCAACGAGCGCAGCGAACCGGCGCTGGACGGCGACCTGCGCCCCGGCCACGCCGAAGCCGGCGCTTATCTGCTGGGCCTGTGGGGCCTGCCGATGCCGATCATCGAGGCCGTGGCGTTCCACCTGCAGCCGCAGCGTGCCAACACCCGCAGCTTCTGGGTGACCGGCGCGGTGCACGTGGCACTGGCACTGGTCAATGGCGACCCGGTGGATGAGGACTACCTGCAGCGCGCGGGCGTGCTCAACAAGCTGCCGCAGTGGCGCGAGCATGCCAACGCGTTGATGGGATGGGTACCCAGCGAGGTCTGA
- a CDS encoding TonB-dependent receptor, translating to MNVCNPAVRLGLLPAGIALALAPAFASAQEAKATTDLDRISVTGSRIRQASMETAQPVIALQRADIEKQGFTSVGDIVQNLSATGSPAISRADALSSGEEVGGQYVDLRGLGPERTLVLLDGKRMGVSTGGYTDLASIPTSVVERIEVLTDGASAIYGSDAIAGVINIITRKNFDGLEASVYGGQYSKGDGEKQVYNFVYGQTGDRGSITFGAEYSKEDPVWAKDRAFSRYPNGPFHPNPTDTDANGWSPASNHGVLIDSNDNWYTRANNGTGNTMADFREFGPADYTNASQEMWLQNKLTRRSVFANGNYDLTDNIRATANVLYTKRTATQQIAGYPYQSEVYETPLSANSIYNPLGTDANFIRRTSEVPRQTESEQETFRFSAGLEGSFEFGDKFWDWDVGYVYNQNKGVKTGTGNLFIPNVQNAVGPSFMDGDVARCGTPGHVIAGCTPWNPLAPYGSTGNGSLADPALQAYLFLPSHDTYTNTTKAYSANIGGSLFSLPAGELAIAAGYEHREESGEYNPDALLQSGLSTDLAGKPTKGSYKLDEFYVELNVPVLADMPFAKELSLDMAGRYSDYNTFGDTINSKFGLKWKPIDDLLVRATYSTGFRAPSIADMYGGTSQTFDAYTDPCDSSFGSAARNASVAAACQARGVPANFRQITSGGAQSTGPGTQSYSAFESGSNPELKPETSKTWTAGLVYSPNFVQGLDVSLDWWKIRINNVIAAESVTSILNQCYVLGVASACERFDRGTEGRTVNQVVDVTRTLINGGYQETAGYDLGVKYRLPEFSFGKFVIDWKTTYVDYLEYKRDNEAETPVEQHTSWATGDWGANFRVRSNLNVDWTYGNLGVNWGVRYYSGMKEPCSYDTECNLPDFNSAYTLAQPTRKVGSNTFHDVQVRYNLPWEATVSLGANNVFNHEGPVMYSQPNSSFSYYGGFDIGRFYYMKYTQRF from the coding sequence ATGAACGTTTGTAATCCCGCAGTGCGGCTCGGCCTGCTGCCTGCCGGCATCGCGCTGGCGCTGGCGCCGGCCTTTGCTTCCGCCCAGGAAGCAAAGGCGACGACCGACCTGGACCGCATTTCGGTCACCGGCTCGCGCATCCGCCAGGCGAGCATGGAAACCGCGCAGCCCGTGATCGCGCTGCAGCGTGCCGACATCGAGAAGCAGGGCTTCACCAGTGTCGGCGACATCGTGCAGAACCTGTCGGCCACTGGTTCGCCGGCCATCAGCCGCGCCGATGCCCTGAGCTCGGGCGAAGAAGTGGGCGGCCAGTACGTCGACCTGCGTGGCCTGGGCCCGGAGCGCACCCTGGTGCTGCTGGACGGCAAGCGCATGGGCGTCAGCACCGGCGGTTACACCGACCTGGCCTCCATCCCGACCTCGGTGGTCGAGCGCATTGAAGTGCTGACCGACGGCGCTTCGGCAATCTACGGTTCCGACGCCATCGCCGGCGTGATCAACATCATCACCCGCAAGAACTTCGACGGTCTGGAAGCCAGCGTCTACGGCGGCCAGTACAGCAAGGGCGACGGCGAAAAGCAGGTCTACAACTTCGTCTACGGCCAGACCGGTGACCGTGGTTCGATCACCTTCGGCGCCGAGTACAGCAAGGAAGATCCGGTCTGGGCGAAGGATCGTGCCTTCAGCCGCTACCCGAATGGCCCGTTCCACCCGAACCCGACGGATACGGATGCCAACGGCTGGTCGCCGGCATCCAACCATGGCGTGCTGATCGACAGCAACGACAACTGGTACACCCGCGCCAACAACGGCACGGGCAACACCATGGCCGATTTCCGCGAGTTCGGCCCGGCTGACTACACCAATGCCAGCCAGGAAATGTGGCTGCAGAACAAGCTGACCCGTCGTTCGGTGTTCGCCAATGGCAACTACGACCTGACCGACAACATCCGCGCCACCGCGAACGTGCTGTACACCAAGCGTACGGCCACCCAGCAGATTGCCGGCTACCCGTACCAGTCCGAGGTCTATGAGACCCCGCTGTCGGCCAACAGCATCTACAACCCGCTGGGCACGGACGCGAACTTCATCCGTCGTACCTCCGAAGTCCCGCGCCAGACCGAATCCGAGCAGGAGACCTTCCGCTTCTCGGCCGGCCTGGAAGGTTCGTTCGAGTTCGGCGACAAGTTCTGGGATTGGGACGTGGGCTACGTCTACAACCAGAACAAGGGCGTGAAGACCGGCACCGGCAACCTGTTCATTCCGAACGTGCAGAACGCGGTCGGCCCGTCCTTCATGGACGGCGACGTCGCCCGTTGCGGCACCCCGGGCCACGTCATCGCCGGCTGCACCCCGTGGAACCCGCTGGCACCGTACGGCTCGACCGGCAACGGCTCGCTGGCCGACCCGGCCCTGCAGGCCTACCTGTTCCTGCCGAGCCACGACACCTACACCAACACCACCAAGGCCTACAGCGCCAACATCGGTGGCTCGCTGTTCTCGCTGCCGGCCGGTGAGCTGGCCATTGCGGCCGGTTACGAGCACCGCGAAGAAAGCGGTGAGTACAACCCGGATGCGCTGCTGCAGTCGGGCCTGAGCACCGACCTGGCCGGCAAGCCGACCAAGGGCAGCTACAAGCTCGACGAGTTCTACGTCGAACTGAACGTGCCGGTGCTGGCCGACATGCCGTTCGCCAAGGAGCTGTCGCTCGACATGGCCGGCCGCTACTCGGACTACAATACCTTCGGCGATACCATCAACAGCAAGTTCGGCCTGAAGTGGAAGCCGATCGACGACCTGCTGGTGCGTGCGACCTACTCGACCGGCTTCCGCGCCCCGAGCATCGCCGACATGTACGGCGGCACCTCGCAGACCTTCGACGCCTACACCGATCCGTGTGACAGCAGCTTCGGCTCGGCCGCGCGCAACGCCTCGGTGGCGGCAGCCTGCCAGGCGCGCGGCGTTCCGGCCAACTTCCGCCAGATCACCTCCGGCGGTGCGCAGTCGACCGGCCCGGGCACCCAGTCCTACAGTGCTTTCGAGTCGGGCTCCAACCCGGAACTGAAGCCGGAAACCTCCAAGACCTGGACCGCCGGCCTGGTGTACAGCCCGAACTTCGTGCAGGGCCTGGACGTCAGCCTCGACTGGTGGAAGATCCGCATCAACAACGTGATCGCCGCCGAGTCGGTGACCTCGATCCTCAACCAGTGCTACGTGCTGGGCGTGGCATCGGCGTGTGAGCGTTTCGATCGCGGCACCGAAGGCCGTACCGTCAACCAGGTGGTCGACGTCACCCGTACGCTGATCAACGGTGGTTACCAGGAAACCGCAGGTTACGACCTGGGCGTCAAGTACCGTCTGCCGGAGTTCTCCTTCGGCAAGTTCGTCATCGACTGGAAGACCACCTACGTCGATTACCTCGAGTACAAGCGTGACAACGAAGCCGAAACCCCGGTCGAGCAGCACACCAGCTGGGCGACCGGCGATTGGGGTGCCAACTTCCGCGTCCGTTCGAACCTCAACGTCGACTGGACCTACGGCAACCTGGGCGTGAACTGGGGCGTGCGTTACTACTCGGGCATGAAGGAGCCGTGCTCCTACGATACCGAGTGCAACCTGCCTGACTTCAACTCGGCCTACACCCTGGCGCAGCCGACCCGCAAGGTGGGTTCGAACACCTTCCACGACGTGCAGGTGCGTTACAACCTGCCGTGGGAAGCCACTGTCTCGCTGGGCGCCAACAACGTGTTCAACCACGAAGGCCCGGTCATGTACAGCCAGCCGAACTCGAGCTTCTCCTACTACGGTGGCTTCGATATCGGTCGCTTCTACTACATGAAGTACACCCAGCGCTTCTGA
- a CDS encoding helix-turn-helix transcriptional regulator, with product MRQLSLADRGQTISLDKALDDVAPTCLGVARLGSLQTAGTHFTVWMQVRGSSWVEAKEGRFRLRQGEWIAFEKESRPLVQAGRNGLCVGLNLNVEALRVLTEMADCGLYAGRGRLGRSDARVGLRLWRDALASGQPAHVLRPLLLYLASLQRGLADNVQRCPGRSRSRKRQVFGRMQRARLYLEGNSHRVVRIGELAELTNFSSWYLSKTFQSLYEESPQSLSARLRLERAADLLRDTDMMVGEVAAASGFDNCCSFARAFRARYGQSASRFRENGGLLPPHSANSPVGSRKCRVATQS from the coding sequence ATGCGTCAACTCTCGCTGGCCGATCGCGGCCAAACCATCTCCCTCGACAAGGCCCTCGACGACGTCGCGCCGACCTGCCTTGGCGTTGCCCGGCTGGGCAGCCTGCAGACCGCAGGGACCCACTTCACCGTCTGGATGCAGGTGCGAGGCAGCTCCTGGGTGGAGGCCAAGGAAGGGCGTTTCCGGCTGCGCCAGGGGGAGTGGATCGCCTTCGAGAAGGAATCGCGGCCGCTGGTGCAGGCGGGTCGCAACGGACTCTGCGTGGGCCTGAACCTGAACGTCGAGGCGTTGCGGGTGCTGACCGAAATGGCCGACTGCGGCTTGTACGCGGGACGCGGTCGCCTGGGCCGCAGCGATGCACGGGTGGGCCTGCGGCTGTGGCGCGATGCACTGGCAAGCGGCCAGCCGGCGCATGTACTGCGACCGTTGCTGCTGTATCTGGCCAGCCTTCAGCGTGGCCTGGCGGACAACGTGCAGCGTTGCCCCGGGCGTTCGCGCAGCCGCAAGCGTCAGGTGTTCGGCCGCATGCAGCGCGCCCGCCTCTATCTGGAAGGCAACAGCCACCGCGTGGTGCGAATCGGCGAACTGGCCGAGCTGACCAACTTCTCCAGCTGGTATCTCTCCAAGACCTTCCAGAGCCTCTACGAGGAAAGTCCGCAGTCGCTTTCGGCACGTTTGCGCCTGGAACGGGCGGCCGACCTGCTGCGCGATACCGACATGATGGTCGGCGAAGTCGCCGCCGCCAGCGGTTTCGACAACTGCTGCAGCTTCGCCAGGGCCTTCCGCGCCCGTTACGGGCAGTCGGCGTCGCGATTCCGCGAGAACGGCGGCCTGCTGCCGCCACACTCTGCAAACTCTCCGGTTGGGTCGCGCAAATGCAGGGTCGCAACGCAATCGTAA
- a CDS encoding winged helix-turn-helix domain-containing protein — MNSSEIQPPDADRIQVGECVVTLSSREVEVAGARRPRRLTPKALGVLRVLLRQPGRVVTREELFAEVWPDTLPTNDVLTQAVTQLRKAFANDDDNGQAYIETIAKSGYRLLVPVQALDAPEAAVDSGELSDLPLSPADAGGRAQVNAALPAPVPGLRRTWRQVRRQVLLAIGALMLVTVIVLTMLLLRRAPEVSSPVDAAVENGVRVIGSPQRPYRLITATSGFETYPTLSPDGSQVAYEGANEDGEGGGAIKVQTSGNAPARQLLAPPAGANDRFPSWSPDGREIAFARFSAGGGCQVLIASATGGALRQATRCDGTELLSFDWTPDGRGLVFGSMVGRYAHRGIRVLDLASGQWRELDYRVGADDFDYAPRYSPDGKWLVFVRNPQMGDLWRMPAGGGTPEQLTNEAAEQRGWAWLGDGRTIVFGRRVDSEVRLYYLDVERRTLRDAGLDDAQWPAVSRHGDVLAFVHRRAQFGVFKVPIEGGPAERLFASSGRDGQPMAAPDGRQLVFTSDRSGSFALWWADMQRPDSLRLVEGLRPEGRQAPDWAADSRHLLVVGRDDHGRTVVYEISPRDERLQPLPVPAEQPLQALYGASDDQLLVVERDADQRTRLSLFDRTSQPWRRLASIDGVSQARFDRAGGRVLFTRLAAGGLWSVDPALSPGSVRQVTEDLPSRWRYRTWTVAGNGGIGYLGTSTQCGTTLVLIEGGTEVPERCLDPQRLSAGNGLSASADGRDLYVALAVSDGADIGIMPLPEQAPALFPAFSRILILKKNFSS; from the coding sequence ATGAACAGCAGCGAAATCCAGCCGCCCGACGCTGACCGTATCCAGGTTGGCGAATGCGTCGTCACTTTGTCCTCGCGAGAGGTCGAAGTTGCAGGTGCGCGTCGTCCGCGCCGGCTTACGCCGAAAGCGCTGGGTGTGCTGCGCGTTCTGCTGCGACAGCCGGGCCGCGTGGTCACCCGCGAAGAGCTCTTTGCCGAAGTGTGGCCTGACACGCTGCCGACCAACGACGTGCTGACCCAGGCCGTCACGCAGCTGCGCAAGGCGTTCGCCAACGACGACGACAACGGCCAGGCCTACATCGAGACCATCGCCAAGAGCGGTTATCGGCTGCTGGTGCCGGTACAGGCGCTGGATGCGCCCGAGGCTGCGGTGGACAGCGGTGAGCTGTCCGATCTTCCGCTGTCGCCCGCAGACGCCGGCGGCAGGGCGCAGGTCAATGCTGCGTTGCCGGCGCCGGTGCCGGGGCTTCGCCGGACGTGGCGACAGGTCCGGCGCCAGGTGCTGTTGGCAATCGGCGCGTTGATGCTTGTTACGGTGATCGTGCTGACGATGCTGTTGCTGCGGCGGGCTCCGGAAGTCAGTTCACCGGTCGATGCGGCCGTGGAGAACGGCGTTCGCGTGATCGGCAGCCCGCAGCGGCCTTACCGGCTGATCACCGCGACCAGTGGTTTTGAGACGTATCCAACGCTTTCGCCCGACGGCTCCCAGGTCGCCTACGAAGGTGCCAACGAGGACGGGGAGGGCGGCGGCGCGATCAAGGTGCAGACCTCGGGCAATGCGCCCGCGCGCCAGTTGCTGGCGCCTCCGGCCGGTGCCAACGACCGCTTCCCGAGCTGGTCGCCGGATGGGCGCGAGATCGCGTTTGCGCGGTTCAGCGCGGGTGGCGGCTGCCAGGTGCTGATCGCCAGTGCCACCGGCGGTGCCCTGCGCCAGGCAACCCGCTGCGACGGCACCGAGCTGCTCAGTTTCGACTGGACCCCGGATGGCCGCGGGCTGGTGTTCGGCAGCATGGTCGGACGCTACGCGCATCGCGGCATCCGCGTGCTGGACCTGGCCAGTGGCCAATGGCGTGAACTGGACTACCGCGTTGGTGCCGATGATTTCGACTATGCGCCGCGCTACTCGCCTGACGGCAAGTGGCTGGTGTTCGTGCGCAATCCACAGATGGGTGATCTGTGGCGGATGCCCGCTGGTGGCGGAACCCCCGAGCAGCTGACCAATGAAGCGGCGGAGCAGCGGGGCTGGGCCTGGCTGGGAGATGGACGCACCATCGTGTTCGGCCGTCGCGTGGACAGCGAAGTACGCCTGTATTACCTCGATGTCGAGCGCCGCACGCTGCGCGACGCCGGCCTGGATGATGCGCAGTGGCCCGCGGTATCCCGGCATGGCGATGTGCTGGCGTTTGTCCACCGGCGCGCGCAGTTCGGCGTGTTCAAGGTTCCCATCGAGGGAGGACCTGCAGAACGACTGTTTGCGTCCAGTGGCCGTGATGGTCAGCCGATGGCCGCGCCCGATGGACGCCAGCTGGTCTTCACCTCCGATCGTTCCGGCAGTTTTGCCTTGTGGTGGGCCGACATGCAGCGGCCGGATTCGCTGCGGCTGGTCGAAGGCCTGCGGCCGGAAGGCCGGCAGGCACCGGACTGGGCCGCCGACAGCCGGCACCTGCTGGTGGTTGGCCGCGATGACCACGGACGTACCGTGGTTTACGAGATCTCGCCGCGTGACGAGCGGCTGCAGCCGCTGCCGGTGCCCGCCGAACAACCGCTGCAGGCGCTGTACGGTGCCAGCGATGACCAGCTGCTGGTGGTCGAGCGCGATGCCGACCAGCGCACGCGCTTGAGCCTGTTTGATCGCACCTCTCAACCCTGGCGGCGGCTGGCCAGCATCGATGGCGTGTCGCAGGCACGCTTCGATCGCGCCGGCGGGCGGGTCCTGTTCACACGCCTCGCCGCGGGCGGGCTGTGGTCGGTCGATCCTGCACTGTCGCCGGGCAGTGTGCGACAGGTCACTGAAGACCTGCCGAGTCGCTGGCGCTATCGCACCTGGACCGTTGCCGGGAACGGTGGCATTGGTTACCTCGGCACGTCCACGCAATGCGGCACGACCCTGGTCCTGATCGAGGGCGGCACCGAAGTGCCGGAGCGCTGCCTCGATCCGCAGCGGCTCAGTGCAGGCAATGGACTCAGTGCCAGCGCCGACGGGCGCGATCTCTATGTGGCGCTGGCGGTCAGCGACGGCGCTGACATCGGCATCATGCCGTTGCCCGAGCAAGCCCCGGCACTGTTCCCGGCCTTCTCCAGGATATTGATTCTGAAGAAGAATTTCTCTTCGTAA